Proteins encoded by one window of Chryseobacterium sp. POL2:
- a CDS encoding MFS transporter, whose translation MKNISSKISVFEKVGYSLGDLAANLVFQTLVTYLAYFYTDIYGLKAEDASLITLSVGLVAGFGFNPLIGALADRTLSKWGKFRPWILFTAIPLGIAALLAFSTPDFDYKGKVIYAAITYSILLLLYAANNLPYSALSGVITGDMGERNSISSYRFVAVMFAQFFVQVFMLPIILSVGNGDKAAGIEVVMTWLAVIGTLMLLITFFTTKERVVPTEAQKSDLKSDLKDLFKNKPWLIMLSVTTLVFITLAMKGGAYVYYFNNYVDEKALASFIAPITVFFNSIGMNFFGEDVKSAGFGLFNAGGIIMMIIGITFSKNLADKYGKRDVFMASLFVSTLFILMFMFYPPESVSMMFLSQILHGFFYGIGTPLLWAMIADVADYSEWKNKRRATAIIFSAMMVGLKVGLSIGSALVAWVISQYGYISIESGVHMTQPESVAEGAKLLVSVFPAIPFLLACGLLAFYSINKKMEVQIEHDLAERRNK comes from the coding sequence ATGAAAAATATATCCTCAAAAATATCTGTCTTCGAAAAAGTAGGTTATAGTCTTGGAGATTTAGCCGCGAATTTGGTGTTCCAAACTTTAGTTACCTATTTAGCTTATTTTTATACAGACATTTATGGATTAAAAGCCGAAGATGCGTCTTTGATTACTTTATCGGTAGGTTTGGTCGCGGGCTTTGGATTCAATCCACTTATTGGGGCTTTGGCGGACAGAACATTGTCCAAATGGGGAAAATTTCGCCCATGGATTTTGTTTACTGCCATCCCGTTGGGGATTGCAGCGCTGTTGGCTTTTAGTACACCAGATTTCGATTATAAAGGAAAAGTAATATATGCGGCGATAACTTACAGCATTTTATTATTACTTTATGCTGCTAATAACTTGCCTTATTCCGCGCTTAGTGGTGTTATTACAGGCGATATGGGCGAGCGTAACAGCATCTCATCCTATCGTTTTGTAGCGGTGATGTTCGCGCAGTTTTTTGTTCAGGTTTTTATGTTGCCGATTATTTTATCCGTTGGTAATGGTGATAAAGCTGCGGGAATAGAGGTGGTCATGACATGGCTGGCTGTTATTGGAACGCTGATGTTGCTCATTACATTTTTTACTACTAAAGAAAGAGTTGTTCCTACCGAAGCGCAGAAGTCCGATCTGAAATCTGATTTGAAAGATTTATTTAAAAACAAACCTTGGCTTATTATGCTAAGTGTTACAACATTAGTTTTTATTACACTTGCCATGAAGGGTGGTGCTTACGTGTATTATTTTAATAACTATGTCGATGAAAAAGCTCTAGCAAGCTTTATCGCGCCAATAACAGTTTTTTTTAATTCCATTGGGATGAATTTTTTCGGTGAAGATGTTAAATCTGCTGGTTTTGGACTTTTCAATGCAGGCGGTATTATTATGATGATTATCGGAATTACTTTTTCTAAAAACTTAGCGGATAAATATGGTAAGAGAGATGTGTTCATGGCGTCTTTGTTTGTATCAACCTTGTTTATTCTAATGTTTATGTTTTACCCTCCCGAGTCGGTGTCAATGATGTTTTTATCACAGATTTTGCATGGCTTTTTCTATGGAATTGGTACACCCTTGTTATGGGCGATGATTGCCGATGTAGCTGATTACTCCGAATGGAAAAATAAGCGTCGTGCCACAGCCATTATTTTTTCAGCGATGATGGTTGGGCTAAAAGTTGGTTTGTCAATAGGAAGTGCTTTGGTGGCGTGGGTTATTAGCCAATATGGTTATATTTCAATTGAAAGTGGTGTACACATGACACAACCAGAAAGCGTTGCGGAAGGAGCCAAATTATTAGTGAGTGTTTTCCCTGCAATTCCTTTTCTTTTGGCTTGTGGATTACTTGCTTTTTACTCAATTAATAAAAAAATGGAAGTTCAAATCGAACATGATTTGGCTGAAAGACGAAATAAATAA
- a CDS encoding endo-1,4-beta-xylanase gives MKKRIILMTLLGLVSYKVGAQTKKSASLKQAYAKDFYIGTALNLQHIHDKDKKGINIIKKDFSSIVAENCMKSMFLQPVEGQFFFDDADKFVAFGQQNNMFTIGHTLVWHSQAPDWFFVDKDGKNVSADVLKQRMKNHIQTVVSRYKGKIKGWDVVNEAIMEDGSYRKSKFYEILGEEFIPLAFQWAHEADPDAELYYNDYNEWHSGKVQQITKMIKDFKSRGIRIDGIGMQAHVGLDYPSIEEYEKAIVAYANAGVKVSVTELEISALPSPHRISSNVADTQAYEKQLNPYNNGILPADVEAAWEKRYLDFFSLFLKHKDKVERVTLWGVTDGDSWKNDFPIVGRTDYPLLFDRKYKEKPIVKKLIHLAKEN, from the coding sequence ATGAAAAAACGTATTATTTTAATGACTTTGTTAGGATTAGTATCCTATAAAGTTGGTGCCCAAACTAAGAAGTCTGCAAGTTTGAAGCAGGCTTACGCTAAAGATTTCTATATCGGAACCGCGCTTAATCTTCAACATATTCATGACAAAGACAAAAAAGGAATTAACATTATTAAAAAAGATTTTTCCTCCATTGTCGCTGAAAACTGCATGAAAAGCATGTTCTTGCAACCTGTAGAAGGGCAATTCTTTTTTGATGATGCAGACAAGTTTGTGGCATTTGGTCAGCAGAACAATATGTTTACCATTGGTCATACTTTGGTGTGGCATTCGCAAGCGCCAGATTGGTTTTTTGTTGATAAAGACGGGAAAAATGTATCTGCTGACGTTCTCAAGCAACGTATGAAAAATCATATCCAAACCGTTGTTTCTCGCTACAAAGGAAAGATTAAAGGCTGGGACGTTGTCAACGAAGCGATTATGGAAGATGGCTCTTACAGGAAATCTAAATTTTATGAAATTCTAGGAGAGGAGTTTATTCCTTTAGCGTTCCAATGGGCTCACGAGGCAGATCCCGACGCCGAATTGTATTATAACGACTATAACGAATGGCATTCTGGAAAAGTACAACAAATAACCAAAATGATTAAAGATTTTAAATCTCGTGGAATCCGTATTGATGGTATCGGTATGCAAGCGCATGTCGGCTTAGATTACCCAAGTATTGAAGAATATGAAAAAGCCATTGTCGCTTATGCCAATGCAGGTGTTAAAGTAAGCGTAACCGAACTAGAAATTAGCGCTCTACCTTCTCCGCATAGGATATCATCCAACGTTGCCGATACACAAGCTTACGAAAAACAACTTAATCCTTACAATAATGGTATTTTACCAGCTGACGTAGAAGCGGCTTGGGAAAAACGCTATTTGGATTTTTTCAGTCTATTTCTAAAGCATAAAGACAAAGTGGAAAGAGTAACGCTGTGGGGCGTTACCGATGGCGATTCTTGGAAAAATGATTTCCCAATTGTTGGTCGAACAGATTATCCGCTCTTGTTTGATAGAAAATATAAGGAAAAACCAATTGTTAAAAAGCTGATACACTTAGCTAAAGAAAATTAG
- a CDS encoding glycoside hydrolase family 43 protein → MKKAKYLFPKDYMADPSVHVFEDKIYIYPSHDRESGIAENDNGDHFDMADYHVFSLDDVENGEVTDHGVVLSVQDIPWAGRQLWDCDVAHKNGKYYMYFPLKDQNDIFRIGVAISDRPYGPFVPEKHPIMGSYSIDPCVFEEDGKHYIYFGGIWGGQLQRYRDNKALESAILPENDEAAICPKVSILRDDMLEFGEEPKDVLILDENGKPLPHGDQHRFFEASWMHKHNGKYYFSYSTGDTHLLCYAIGDNPYGPFTYQGVILTPVVGWTTHHSIVEYKGKTYLFFHDSVPSGGKTWLRSMKVIELEYNEDGTFKTIEGLEA, encoded by the coding sequence ATGAAGAAAGCAAAATATCTGTTCCCAAAAGATTATATGGCAGATCCATCTGTACATGTTTTTGAAGATAAAATTTATATCTATCCTTCACACGATCGCGAAAGCGGTATCGCAGAAAATGACAACGGTGACCATTTCGATATGGCGGATTACCATGTATTTTCTTTGGATGATGTAGAAAATGGAGAAGTTACAGACCATGGCGTTGTGTTATCGGTACAAGATATTCCATGGGCTGGCCGACAATTGTGGGATTGCGATGTGGCGCACAAAAATGGAAAATATTATATGTACTTCCCATTAAAGGATCAAAACGATATTTTCCGCATAGGCGTTGCTATAAGCGATAGACCTTATGGACCTTTTGTTCCCGAGAAACATCCGATAATGGGCAGTTACAGCATAGACCCATGTGTTTTTGAAGAAGATGGAAAACATTATATATATTTTGGCGGTATCTGGGGTGGACAACTTCAACGTTACCGAGATAACAAAGCTTTGGAAAGTGCCATTCTTCCAGAAAACGACGAAGCAGCAATTTGTCCCAAAGTGTCCATTCTTCGCGATGATATGTTAGAGTTTGGAGAAGAGCCAAAAGATGTTTTAATTCTTGACGAAAATGGAAAACCTTTGCCTCATGGTGACCAGCATCGATTTTTCGAAGCTTCTTGGATGCATAAGCACAATGGCAAGTATTATTTCTCTTATTCTACAGGCGATACGCATTTGCTTTGTTATGCAATTGGCGATAATCCTTACGGACCCTTCACTTATCAAGGTGTAATTTTAACACCAGTTGTTGGTTGGACAACGCATCATAGTATTGTGGAATACAAAGGCAAAACATATTTGTTCTTCCATGATTCTGTACCGAGTGGTGGTAAAACCTGGCTTCGTAGTATGAAGGTTATTGAATTAGAATATAATGAAGACGGGACTTTCAAAACCATTGAAGGTCTAGAAGCTTAA
- a CDS encoding alpha-glucuronidase — MNFNLRQLAFFLLICCCIPSFVLAEDGSQLWLRFPHIKQGISSNQIFVKGNSATINIAKKELINYWQGQAVELKTDTSLKSLKDGFKITSDPKKITISSSTEIGLLYGVYHILRLQETKADTQNLNITEKPSYDVRILNHWDNLDRTVERGYAGYSLWKWDELPNVISPRYEAYARANASIGINSVVLNNVNASPNILKKDYLEKVKVLADIFRPYGIKVYLSVNFSSPKVLGNLENSDPLNKSVKVWWKDKTSEIYKLIPDFGGFLVKANSEGQPGPQDYGRTHADGANMMADVLKPFGGIVMWRAFVYNPTPEDRAKQAYNEFVPLDGKFRDNVIIQIKNGPVDFQPREAFSPLFGAMKKTSKMVEFQITQEYLGFSNHLVFLAPLFKETLDSDTYAFGKGSSIAKITDGTLKTTQLSAIAAVANIGEDNNWTGHHFAQANWYAFGRLAWNNDLTSDHIADEWLKQTFTTETNFVNPIKNMMLTSRETAVDYMMPLGLHHIFANEHHYGPEPWGDYPGARPDWTPVYYHKADANGLGFDRTMSGSNAVSQYNSPLKEIYNNINTTPENLLLWFHHVPWDYQMKNNKSMWDNLAYKYDKGVKGVRTYQKIWDQVESYVDKERFFAVQSKLKIQAKDAFWWKDACLLYFQGFSKMPIPYDIERPIHELEDLKKIKLNMKHHN, encoded by the coding sequence ATGAATTTTAATCTGAGGCAATTAGCTTTCTTCTTACTGATTTGTTGCTGTATTCCATCATTTGTTTTAGCAGAAGACGGAAGCCAATTGTGGCTTCGTTTTCCTCATATTAAACAAGGGATTTCGAGTAATCAAATTTTTGTAAAAGGAAATTCGGCGACTATTAATATTGCAAAAAAAGAATTAATAAATTATTGGCAAGGTCAAGCAGTAGAACTAAAAACTGATACTTCTTTAAAATCTTTGAAAGATGGTTTTAAAATAACTTCTGATCCGAAGAAAATTACTATAAGTTCATCTACAGAAATTGGTTTGTTGTATGGGGTTTATCATATTTTGAGATTACAAGAAACTAAAGCGGATACGCAAAATCTTAATATCACCGAGAAGCCTTCTTATGACGTAAGAATCCTAAACCATTGGGACAATCTTGACAGAACGGTGGAGCGTGGCTATGCTGGTTATTCGCTTTGGAAATGGGACGAGTTGCCTAATGTAATTTCGCCACGTTATGAGGCCTATGCGCGTGCCAATGCATCAATTGGCATCAACTCTGTTGTGCTTAACAATGTTAACGCGTCACCTAATATTCTTAAAAAAGACTATTTGGAAAAAGTAAAAGTTTTAGCGGATATCTTTCGTCCTTATGGTATTAAAGTTTATTTGTCCGTTAATTTTTCTTCTCCAAAAGTTCTTGGAAATCTCGAAAACTCAGATCCTCTCAATAAAAGTGTAAAAGTGTGGTGGAAGGACAAAACTTCTGAGATTTATAAGCTCATTCCAGATTTTGGAGGTTTTTTGGTAAAAGCCAATTCGGAAGGCCAACCTGGTCCGCAAGATTATGGTAGAACTCATGCCGATGGTGCTAATATGATGGCAGATGTTCTGAAACCCTTTGGCGGTATTGTTATGTGGCGAGCATTTGTGTATAATCCGACGCCAGAAGATCGTGCAAAACAAGCTTATAATGAATTTGTCCCTTTGGATGGAAAATTTAGAGATAACGTAATCATTCAGATTAAAAATGGACCAGTAGATTTCCAACCAAGAGAAGCTTTTAGTCCATTATTTGGGGCGATGAAAAAAACTTCCAAAATGGTAGAATTTCAGATTACACAAGAATATTTAGGTTTTTCAAATCATTTGGTATTTTTAGCACCTTTGTTTAAAGAAACTTTAGACAGTGACACTTATGCGTTCGGAAAAGGCTCTAGCATTGCAAAAATAACCGATGGGACGCTGAAAACAACACAGTTGTCCGCGATTGCCGCTGTTGCCAATATTGGAGAAGATAACAACTGGACGGGACATCATTTCGCACAGGCCAATTGGTATGCCTTCGGGAGATTGGCTTGGAACAACGATTTAACATCTGATCATATTGCTGATGAATGGCTGAAGCAGACTTTTACCACTGAAACAAACTTCGTTAATCCAATTAAAAATATGATGTTGACATCGCGTGAAACGGCTGTCGATTATATGATGCCATTAGGATTACACCATATTTTTGCAAACGAACATCATTATGGACCAGAGCCTTGGGGAGATTATCCTGGAGCAAGACCAGATTGGACGCCTGTATATTATCACAAAGCAGATGCTAACGGATTAGGTTTTGATAGAACAATGTCGGGAAGTAATGCCGTGTCACAGTACAATTCTCCTCTTAAGGAAATCTACAATAATATCAACACAACGCCAGAAAACCTCTTGTTATGGTTTCATCATGTGCCTTGGGATTATCAAATGAAAAATAACAAATCCATGTGGGATAATCTGGCGTACAAATATGATAAAGGTGTAAAAGGTGTAAGAACTTATCAAAAAATTTGGGATCAAGTAGAATCGTATGTTGATAAAGAGCGATTTTTTGCGGTACAGTCTAAACTAAAAATCCAAGCTAAAGATGCTTTTTGGTGGAAAGATGCGTGCTTGTTGTATTTTCAAGGTTTTTCTAAAATGCCAATTCCTTATGATATAGAACGACCAATCCATGAGCTAGAAGATCTTAAAAAAATAAAGCTTAATATGAAACATCATAATTAA
- a CDS encoding C40 family peptidase — MEKGICNVSIAPVRAENTDRSEMVTQMLFGESADILEVKNNFTKIKMHYDGYEGWMDTKQITPVSETYLNTRKTNYITETFDAAATDNGNILLSLGSEVTYKTPIVTRSADKRESIVICAKEFLNVPYLWGGKSFFGLDCSGFTQMIYKIHDLKILRDASQQAESGEPLTFLEEAQPGDLAFFENSEGKIVHVGIVLENQKIIHAHGKVRIDHLDSLGIFNKDQNKHTHKLRFIKSYF; from the coding sequence ATGGAAAAAGGAATTTGTAATGTATCCATAGCACCAGTAAGGGCCGAAAATACTGACCGTAGCGAGATGGTCACACAAATGCTTTTTGGCGAATCTGCCGATATTTTGGAAGTGAAAAACAACTTTACCAAAATCAAAATGCATTACGATGGCTACGAAGGCTGGATGGACACCAAACAAATAACACCCGTTTCCGAGACTTATCTCAACACCCGAAAAACCAATTACATCACAGAAACTTTCGACGCTGCAGCCACAGACAATGGCAATATTCTTTTGTCTTTAGGTTCGGAGGTTACTTACAAAACACCCATTGTCACGCGCAGTGCTGACAAGCGCGAGAGCATTGTCATTTGCGCCAAAGAATTTCTTAATGTTCCTTATTTGTGGGGTGGCAAGAGCTTTTTCGGGTTGGATTGCAGCGGTTTTACGCAGATGATTTACAAAATCCACGACCTCAAAATTCTTCGTGACGCTTCACAACAAGCCGAAAGTGGCGAGCCATTGACTTTTCTAGAAGAGGCCCAACCTGGCGACCTCGCCTTTTTCGAAAACTCGGAGGGGAAAATCGTACATGTCGGCATCGTTTTAGAAAATCAAAAAATCATCCATGCCCACGGCAAAGTTCGCATCGACCATTTGGACTCTTTGGGGATTTTCAACAAAGACCAAAACAAACATACGCACAAATTGCGCTTCATCAAATCTTATTTTTAG
- a CDS encoding O-methyltransferase, which produces MSYFEELDLPMDRYLEAHASTEPDILKKLRKETYQKTTQPHMISGYLQGRLLSILSKMITPKNILEIGTFTGYATLCLAEGLSEDGKIYTLDKNEDLAYIPQKYFQQSDYASQIEFILGDAAHTIKNLDIIWDLVFIDADKENYENYLQLIKPKLKSGSIILIDNVLWYGKVLEEHPNNKATQQIKLVNKIVTEDPDFENLILPLRDGIHLIRKK; this is translated from the coding sequence ATGAGCTATTTCGAAGAACTTGACCTACCTATGGATCGTTATCTCGAAGCGCACGCTTCCACCGAACCAGACATCCTGAAAAAACTGCGTAAAGAAACTTATCAAAAAACAACGCAGCCACACATGATTTCGGGCTATTTGCAAGGACGATTACTAAGTATCCTTTCCAAAATGATTACGCCAAAAAACATTTTGGAAATTGGCACTTTTACTGGTTACGCTACACTTTGTTTGGCAGAAGGGCTTTCCGAAGATGGAAAAATTTATACTTTGGACAAAAACGAAGACCTAGCTTATATTCCTCAAAAATATTTCCAACAAAGTGACTATGCATCCCAAATCGAATTTATATTAGGCGACGCAGCACATACAATTAAGAATTTAGATATTATCTGGGATTTGGTATTCATTGATGCGGACAAAGAAAATTACGAAAATTACCTTCAACTTATAAAACCAAAATTAAAATCTGGAAGCATTATCCTAATTGACAATGTACTTTGGTATGGCAAAGTTTTGGAAGAACATCCCAACAACAAAGCTACACAACAGATAAAATTGGTTAATAAAATCGTGACCGAAGACCCCGATTTCGAAAATCTAATCTTACCTTTGCGAGACGGTATTCATTTAATCAGAAAAAAATAA
- a CDS encoding flagellar motor protein MotB, translating to MRLFKILGVTAMAITATSCVSKKQFDALNLNYQQCVNDAADRQRQIQDLTSKNSGLQSQNDLLMGQNNALKSSLDACLSNSGKSSTNIDKLVGEINASNKYIKQLISTNSKNDSLNMALSNKLKRSLDNIADQDVDVKVLKGVVMISLSDKMLYQTGKFDVLPAAQDVLGKVAKVINDYDTYSVLIEGNTDNATLNSASVPRDNWDLSALRATAVAKILQTQFGVNPNRITAGGRSEYNPKTTNASVSGRAENRRTEIIIMPKLDEFMKLMDIAPVKK from the coding sequence ATGAGATTATTTAAAATTCTTGGTGTCACTGCAATGGCTATTACTGCAACATCGTGTGTGAGTAAAAAGCAATTCGACGCCCTTAACCTTAACTATCAACAATGTGTTAACGACGCCGCTGATAGACAAAGACAAATCCAAGATTTAACTTCCAAAAACTCTGGATTACAAAGCCAAAACGACTTGCTAATGGGACAAAATAATGCATTAAAATCTAGTCTTGATGCGTGCCTTAGCAATTCTGGAAAAAGCTCCACCAACATTGACAAGTTAGTTGGAGAAATTAATGCTTCTAACAAATACATCAAGCAATTGATCTCTACAAATTCTAAAAATGATAGTTTGAATATGGCATTGTCTAACAAACTAAAACGTTCTTTAGACAATATCGCAGATCAAGATGTTGACGTTAAAGTACTGAAAGGTGTTGTAATGATTTCCCTGTCGGATAAAATGCTATACCAAACTGGTAAATTCGATGTATTGCCAGCAGCGCAAGATGTTTTAGGAAAAGTTGCTAAAGTTATCAACGATTATGACACATATTCTGTATTAATCGAAGGTAACACAGATAACGCAACACTTAACAGCGCATCCGTACCGAGAGACAATTGGGATCTTTCCGCACTTAGAGCAACTGCTGTAGCGAAGATTCTGCAAACACAATTCGGTGTTAACCCTAACAGAATTACAGCTGGAGGTAGATCAGAATACAATCCTAAAACGACCAATGCTTCTGTATCTGGACGTGCAGAAAACCGTAGAACAGAAATCATCATCATGCCGAAGTTAGACGAGTTTATGAAGTTGATGGACATCGCACCAGTTAAGAAATAA
- the tilS gene encoding tRNA lysidine(34) synthetase TilS has protein sequence MLSSFNFSQSLKKLLPQAQQKTFLLAASGGVDSMVLLDLCHQLQLNFEVAHVNYHLRNEDSKLDMQLVENWCSEKKIKFHLYEVSQKDNQPKNSIENWARDIRYRFFNKILIKNNIDFVITAHHLNDRLETFIINLSKASGLKGLKSIPEKTEKILRPLLDFSRQEIEDYAKQHQIIFREDYTNAENIYVRNKIRNQITPLLKELNKDFLENFKTSLEIIKDSKNFIDQQIDLVLETIKIPHDELLILNQTELALQTDFVKYEILNRFGMTSSTEIKKLITAEKGKIFFTHSHQFSVGRQEILVQELKEEIEVVEEFILETTIVSDAEILVSVPENFKNPFWEFDAEKIVLPLKLRPLKIGDVFSPKGMKGKKKVSKFLRDEKLSISDAAAVRVLVDAEDQILGVFPLRQSQHFIISDKTNQTLKLI, from the coding sequence TTGCTTAGTTCCTTTAATTTTAGCCAATCATTAAAAAAGCTTCTTCCACAAGCGCAGCAAAAAACATTCCTTTTAGCCGCGAGTGGTGGCGTGGACTCTATGGTTTTGCTGGATTTGTGCCATCAGTTGCAGCTTAATTTTGAAGTGGCGCATGTTAACTATCATCTTAGAAATGAGGATTCTAAGCTCGATATGCAACTGGTTGAAAATTGGTGCTCCGAAAAAAAAATAAAATTTCATCTTTACGAGGTTTCACAAAAAGATAACCAACCAAAAAATTCAATTGAGAATTGGGCGCGCGACATTCGGTACAGATTTTTTAATAAAATTTTAATAAAAAATAATATCGATTTTGTAATTACGGCGCATCATCTTAATGACAGATTGGAAACTTTTATCATTAATCTATCCAAAGCTTCTGGCCTGAAAGGCTTAAAATCTATTCCAGAAAAAACAGAAAAAATTCTGCGTCCTTTATTGGATTTTTCACGACAAGAGATTGAAGATTATGCGAAACAGCATCAAATAATTTTTCGCGAAGATTATACCAATGCAGAAAATATTTATGTAAGAAACAAAATCAGAAATCAGATAACGCCTTTGTTGAAAGAACTTAACAAAGATTTTCTAGAAAATTTTAAAACCTCACTCGAGATTATAAAAGATTCTAAAAACTTTATTGACCAACAAATTGATTTAGTTCTTGAAACGATTAAAATTCCGCATGATGAACTTTTAATTCTTAATCAAACCGAACTGGCTTTACAAACCGACTTTGTAAAATATGAAATCCTGAATCGCTTCGGAATGACAAGTTCTACAGAAATTAAAAAATTGATAACAGCCGAGAAAGGGAAAATTTTCTTTACACATTCTCATCAGTTTTCTGTGGGAAGACAAGAGATTTTAGTACAAGAACTGAAAGAAGAAATCGAAGTTGTTGAAGAATTTATTTTAGAAACAACTATAGTGTCTGATGCGGAAATTTTGGTTTCGGTTCCTGAAAATTTTAAAAATCCGTTTTGGGAATTTGATGCTGAAAAAATTGTTCTGCCTTTAAAATTAAGACCACTAAAAATCGGTGATGTTTTTTCTCCAAAAGGAATGAAAGGGAAAAAGAAAGTTTCAAAATTTTTGCGTGACGAAAAATTAAGTATTAGCGATGCTGCTGCTGTTCGGGTTTTGGTGGATGCTGAGGATCAAATTCTCGGCGTTTTTCCATTGCGACAATCTCAGCATTTTATTATTTCTGATAAAACAAATCAAACTTTAAAATTAATTTGA
- a CDS encoding ExbD/TolR family protein encodes MADFQPNARGDSKVRTRKNLVKMDMTPMVDLGFLLISFFMFTTNFSKPNVVDLSLPATTESKGNEIDLSNSITLILGEGNRVFYHQLDQKSLTPNLLKEVSYDKFGLTNLIEKAKKAAKNPSIFTIIIKPTDDANYKNFVDALDEMALTKSQHYGIADMREWETKIYDDKLK; translated from the coding sequence ATGGCAGATTTTCAACCCAATGCAAGAGGAGATTCTAAAGTGAGAACCCGCAAAAATCTAGTGAAAATGGATATGACGCCCATGGTTGATTTGGGCTTTCTATTGATTTCTTTTTTCATGTTTACGACCAATTTTTCCAAACCCAATGTTGTGGATCTTAGCCTTCCTGCTACGACCGAATCAAAAGGAAATGAGATTGATCTTAGCAATTCTATCACCTTAATTTTAGGTGAAGGCAACCGTGTTTTTTATCATCAATTGGATCAAAAATCCTTGACTCCCAATCTTCTGAAAGAAGTGTCTTATGATAAATTTGGTTTAACAAACTTAATAGAAAAAGCCAAAAAAGCAGCTAAGAATCCAAGCATCTTTACCATCATTATTAAACCGACAGATGATGCCAATTACAAAAACTTCGTTGATGCACTCGACGAAATGGCACTGACCAAAAGTCAACATTATGGCATCGCAGATATGCGAGAGTGGGAAACCAAAATCTATGATGACAAACTAAAGTAA
- a CDS encoding alpha/beta fold hydrolase, with protein sequence MLNYEISGKGKETLILLHGFMENLTIWDDMVPSLSKDFQLVKVDLPGFGKSKPTAEIQTMESMAEDVKTLVEHLDLEKFHLVGHSMGGYISLAFAEKYPDFLKSFTLFFSTYFEDDAEKKKIREKSLRVIKENYQAYAAAGIPNLFGPEARKLKKDKIELAKQIAYSADIEGVLACTKGMILRPDRKSVLENFDGKILLLAGRFDNAVNATKTIAELPERDNIKAYLLDCGHNGHWEKPSICTEIINTELLNEI encoded by the coding sequence ATGCTCAATTACGAAATTTCAGGAAAAGGCAAAGAAACGTTGATTTTACTTCATGGTTTTATGGAGAATTTGACGATTTGGGATGATATGGTGCCGAGTTTGTCCAAAGACTTTCAATTGGTAAAAGTGGATCTTCCTGGATTTGGAAAGTCAAAACCTACAGCAGAAATACAAACGATGGAATCCATGGCGGAAGATGTTAAAACATTGGTTGAACATTTGGATTTAGAAAAATTCCATCTTGTAGGACATTCTATGGGCGGTTATATCAGTTTGGCTTTTGCTGAAAAATATCCCGATTTTTTGAAAAGTTTTACTTTGTTTTTCTCAACTTATTTTGAAGATGATGCGGAAAAAAAGAAAATTCGCGAAAAAAGTCTTCGAGTGATTAAAGAGAATTACCAAGCTTATGCGGCTGCTGGGATACCAAATCTTTTCGGTCCCGAAGCTAGAAAATTAAAAAAAGATAAAATAGAACTTGCCAAGCAAATTGCTTATTCTGCGGATATAGAAGGTGTTTTGGCTTGTACGAAAGGAATGATCCTTCGTCCTGACCGCAAGTCTGTTTTAGAAAATTTTGACGGCAAAATCCTATTGTTGGCGGGAAGATTTGATAACGCTGTTAATGCTACAAAGACGATTGCAGAACTTCCAGAACGTGACAATATCAAAGCCTATCTTTTGGATTGTGGACACAACGGACATTGGGAAAAACCAAGTATTTGTACCGAGATTATTAATACAGAATTGCTGAATGAAATATAA